From the genome of Campylobacter concisus, one region includes:
- a CDS encoding molybdopterin-dependent oxidoreductase has product MNENRREFLKKGATAIAATPLLSSVTASNLFADNVKKSVLRDSEVITAAHWGMLKVTTKNGVAVKSEPIQKTSEIYNPLQYYTPDMIYKSRIKRPAVRKSYLENPDNPKPELRGKDEWVEVPYEEAIKLVARELKKTRAQKGLQSVFAGSYGWKSSGNVHNSRILLHRFMNLSGGFVGSLGDYSTGASQIIMPHVVGSIEVYEQQTSWPVVLENSKVVVIWGANPLATLRIAWTATDEQGFKYFEELKNKKDIKVIIIDPIKSDTAQYFDNAQWIAPVPNTDTAMMLGMMHYLYESGKYDKNFIETYTTGFDKFLPYLLGKTDNTPKNLKWASKICGIDKDALKELADTFVANRTMIMSGWGMQRAHHGEQPHWAMVTLAAMIGQIGLPGGGFGLSYHYSNGGAPTCKGAVIGGVNSASVGKFNEKGEFIGTDTGEFDKRGRFVAKAAAAAGTGQSWLQKATNYAFPVARIADALLHPGKVIDHDGKKITYPDIDFIYWVGGNPLVHHQDTNTNLKAWRKPRTVVVHESYWTPTAKMADIVFPVTTEYERNDITMTGDYSNMNIVPMKQVVEKYHEARDDYQIFIDLCKAYAKNLVVAYTDNGKDEFDWIKEYYDAAYAQVKAVPELTTDMKPFEEFWNENKPVTFASSQDSDSWVRFGEFREDPVLNALGTPSGLIEIYSETIEKMGYDDCKAHPMWFEPIEWLGMKDKPAKFHMISAHPTDRLHSQLSQTSLRDKYAIANREPIWINEKDAKELGVQSGDLVRVFNARGEVLAGAHVTKNIKEGVVKLAEGAWYDGFDSGICKNGGANVLTIDIPTSKLANGNISHTALVNIEKYKGGEALKLTAFAEPKISK; this is encoded by the coding sequence AAAGTCAGAGCCTATCCAAAAAACAAGTGAAATTTACAACCCACTTCAGTACTACACACCAGATATGATCTACAAAAGTCGCATCAAACGTCCAGCAGTAAGAAAGAGCTACCTTGAAAATCCAGATAATCCAAAACCAGAGCTTCGCGGCAAGGATGAGTGGGTTGAGGTGCCTTACGAAGAGGCGATCAAGCTAGTTGCAAGAGAGCTGAAAAAGACTAGAGCGCAAAAAGGTTTACAAAGCGTTTTTGCAGGCAGTTACGGCTGGAAGTCAAGCGGAAACGTACATAACTCAAGAATTTTGCTTCATAGATTTATGAACCTTAGTGGTGGCTTTGTTGGCTCGCTAGGAGATTACTCAACAGGTGCTAGCCAGATCATCATGCCTCACGTTGTTGGTAGTATCGAGGTCTATGAGCAGCAAACTAGCTGGCCAGTCGTGCTTGAAAACTCAAAAGTTGTAGTCATATGGGGTGCAAACCCGCTTGCAACACTTCGCATAGCTTGGACAGCGACTGATGAGCAGGGCTTTAAATACTTTGAAGAGCTAAAAAACAAAAAAGATATCAAAGTGATCATTATTGATCCTATCAAGAGTGACACAGCGCAATACTTTGATAACGCTCAGTGGATCGCCCCAGTGCCAAACACCGACACAGCGATGATGCTTGGTATGATGCACTACCTATATGAAAGTGGCAAGTATGATAAAAATTTCATTGAAACCTACACAACTGGTTTTGATAAATTTCTCCCATATCTACTTGGCAAGACTGACAACACTCCTAAAAATTTAAAGTGGGCAAGCAAAATTTGTGGTATCGATAAAGACGCTTTAAAAGAGCTAGCTGATACATTTGTCGCAAACCGCACGATGATAATGAGCGGTTGGGGTATGCAGCGCGCTCACCACGGAGAGCAACCACACTGGGCGATGGTGACACTAGCAGCTATGATCGGTCAGATAGGACTTCCGGGCGGAGGATTTGGCTTAAGCTATCACTACTCAAACGGTGGCGCACCAACATGCAAGGGTGCAGTCATCGGTGGCGTGAATAGTGCAAGCGTGGGTAAATTTAACGAAAAAGGCGAGTTTATTGGCACAGACACAGGCGAGTTTGACAAACGCGGTCGTTTCGTCGCAAAGGCAGCCGCAGCAGCAGGCACAGGCCAAAGCTGGCTACAAAAAGCAACCAACTATGCCTTCCCAGTAGCAAGGATTGCTGATGCGTTGCTACATCCTGGTAAAGTGATCGACCACGACGGCAAAAAGATCACCTATCCAGATATTGATTTTATCTACTGGGTCGGCGGCAACCCACTTGTGCACCACCAAGATACAAATACAAATTTAAAAGCGTGGAGAAAGCCAAGAACAGTTGTCGTACATGAATCATACTGGACACCGACAGCAAAAATGGCTGATATAGTATTTCCAGTCACTACAGAGTATGAGAGAAATGACATTACCATGACTGGCGATTACTCAAATATGAACATCGTGCCGATGAAACAAGTCGTTGAGAAATACCACGAGGCAAGAGATGACTACCAAATTTTCATCGATCTTTGCAAGGCTTATGCTAAAAATTTAGTCGTTGCCTACACAGATAACGGCAAGGATGAGTTTGACTGGATCAAAGAGTACTATGACGCAGCCTACGCTCAGGTCAAGGCTGTGCCAGAGCTAACTACTGATATGAAGCCATTTGAAGAGTTTTGGAATGAAAATAAGCCAGTTACATTTGCCTCATCTCAAGATAGCGATAGCTGGGTGAGATTTGGCGAATTTAGAGAAGATCCTGTACTAAATGCTCTTGGAACCCCAAGCGGTCTTATAGAAATTTACTCAGAGACTATCGAGAAAATGGGCTATGACGACTGCAAGGCGCACCCAATGTGGTTTGAGCCGATCGAGTGGCTAGGCATGAAAGATAAGCCAGCTAAATTCCACATGATAAGTGCTCACCCAACTGACCGCTTGCACTCACAGCTAAGTCAAACTTCACTTCGTGACAAATACGCTATCGCAAATCGCGAGCCTATCTGGATCAACGAAAAAGACGCAAAAGAGCTTGGCGTACAAAGTGGCGACTTGGTGCGTGTATTTAATGCACGTGGTGAGGTTTTAGCAGGTGCTCACGTGACTAAAAACATCAAAGAGGGCGTTGTAAAACTAGCTGAGGGCGCTTGGTATGACGGCTTTGATAGTGGAATTTGCAAAAACGGCGGTGCAAACGTGCTAACCATAGATATCCCAACAAGTAAGCTAGCAAACGGCAACATCAGCCACACAGCTCTTGTAAATATCGAGAAATATAAAGGTGGCGAGGCATTAAAGCTTACAGCTTTTGCTGAGCCAAAAATTTCTAAATAA